A genomic segment from Streptosporangium roseum DSM 43021 encodes:
- a CDS encoding nucleotidyltransferase domain-containing protein, giving the protein MPRTETPWGPWEPAPLAEVVELFTGLAAPWWVSGGYAIELAVSRAYREHADVDISVLRRDHRTVRRLLAGWDCWAADPPGTLRPWPVDEPLPPGVHDVWVREGEGGPWRFQLMLDESDGDQWVYRRDPRIRRPLESCTATAGGGFPRIAPEIQLLYKAEDPRPKDEIDFTQVLPRLAEAQKRWLDEALATEHGAHPWRDRLRS; this is encoded by the coding sequence ATGCCACGCACCGAGACACCGTGGGGTCCCTGGGAGCCGGCACCGCTGGCCGAGGTCGTCGAGCTGTTCACCGGCCTGGCGGCGCCGTGGTGGGTGAGCGGCGGATACGCGATCGAGCTCGCGGTCAGCAGGGCCTACCGCGAGCACGCGGACGTCGACATATCGGTGCTCCGCCGCGACCACCGGACGGTACGGCGGCTGCTGGCGGGCTGGGACTGCTGGGCGGCCGACCCGCCCGGCACGCTCCGGCCGTGGCCCGTGGACGAGCCGCTGCCGCCCGGAGTCCACGACGTCTGGGTCCGGGAAGGCGAGGGCGGACCGTGGCGCTTCCAGCTGATGCTCGACGAGTCCGACGGTGACCAGTGGGTGTACCGCCGGGATCCACGGATCCGCCGCCCGCTGGAATCGTGCACGGCCACCGCCGGCGGCGGCTTCCCCCGGATCGCTCCGGAGATCCAGCTCCTCTACAAGGCCGAAGACCCGCGTCCCAAGGACGAGATCGACTTCACCCAGGTCCTGCCCCGCCTGGCCGAGGCGCAGAAGCGATGGCTGGACGAGGCCCTCGCGACCGAGCACGGCGCCCACCCGTGGCGTGACCGCCTGCGTTCCTGA
- a CDS encoding epoxide hydrolase family protein, whose protein sequence is MTPFRIDIPQADLDDLRDRLSRTRWPRQLPGDGWSRGVPVDYLRDLVDHWAGGYDWRAQEARLNRFPQFVTGIDGLDVHFLHVRSPEPDALPLILTHGWPNSFVEFVDLIGPLTDPRAYGADPAHAFHVVVPSVPGFGFSQAPPRTGFTVDRVARMWAELMARLGYDRYGTQGGDLGAYIAPAVAAADPEHVVGVHIDGGFGFPTEADVPDMNDAERAEWQMMQQWMSGGVDHHALLRAAPQTFAYAWNDSPVGLLAWLINKFKEFSITVDTPEQAIDRDLMLTNASLYWFTGTSGSSSWPMYDRVTLAEDGGFAWPKGQNRVPSGVYGGGSALMRRLAERDNKIVHWPEGNSGGHFVAMEVPQDHAADIRAFFGMLR, encoded by the coding sequence ATGACGCCGTTTCGAATCGACATCCCGCAAGCCGACCTCGACGACCTTCGCGACAGGCTGAGCCGTACCCGATGGCCCCGGCAGCTGCCCGGTGACGGCTGGAGCCGCGGAGTGCCGGTGGACTACCTGCGGGACCTGGTCGACCACTGGGCGGGCGGATACGACTGGCGTGCCCAGGAGGCACGGCTGAACCGGTTCCCCCAGTTCGTCACCGGCATCGACGGGCTGGACGTGCACTTCCTGCATGTACGGTCCCCGGAGCCGGACGCGCTGCCGCTGATCCTCACGCACGGCTGGCCGAACTCGTTCGTCGAGTTCGTCGACCTGATCGGCCCGCTGACCGACCCTCGCGCGTACGGGGCCGACCCGGCGCACGCCTTCCACGTCGTGGTGCCGTCGGTGCCGGGCTTCGGCTTCTCCCAGGCCCCGCCTCGGACCGGGTTCACGGTCGACCGGGTGGCCCGGATGTGGGCCGAGCTGATGGCCCGCCTCGGCTACGACCGGTACGGCACCCAGGGCGGCGATCTGGGTGCCTACATCGCGCCGGCGGTGGCCGCGGCGGATCCCGAGCACGTCGTCGGCGTGCACATCGACGGCGGGTTCGGCTTCCCGACCGAGGCCGATGTGCCGGACATGAACGACGCCGAGCGCGCGGAGTGGCAGATGATGCAACAGTGGATGAGCGGCGGTGTGGACCATCACGCGCTGCTGCGGGCCGCGCCGCAGACCTTCGCGTACGCCTGGAACGACTCCCCGGTCGGGCTGCTGGCCTGGCTGATCAACAAGTTCAAGGAGTTCAGCATCACGGTGGACACGCCTGAGCAGGCCATCGACCGGGACCTGATGCTGACCAACGCCTCGCTGTACTGGTTCACCGGCACGTCGGGGTCGTCCTCGTGGCCGATGTACGACCGCGTGACCCTGGCCGAGGACGGCGGTTTCGCCTGGCCGAAGGGGCAGAACCGGGTGCCGTCCGGCGTGTACGGGGGCGGCTCCGCCCTGATGCGCCGCCTCGCCGAGCGGGACAACAAGATCGTTCACTGGCCGGAGGGGAACTCCGGCGGCCACTTCGTGGCGATGGAGGTGCCGCAGGACCACGCGGCCGACATCCGGGCGTTCTTCGGGATGTTGCGGTGA